The genomic region TAGTGCAAGAACAGTTTGGGGCACAAAGTGGGAATAAAAGTTTCCTACTGCAAATATTTTTAAGGTAAAATAGTGAAATACTGTCTCTGCGTTCCTGCGTGCAGAGATTAATTGGACAGGTGTGAATGCGAGAGTGAATAATAATCTATGTctacgatggactggcgacccgTCCAGGGCGGACTTTGCTTTTTAAccccgtgtcagctgggattagctcctgCACCTCATGGCCCTCATGTTGAGAATAAAGCGATAGACactgaattaatgaataaagaaaaaatgttgCCTGAAAACTGTTTTGGACAGGTGGTGAGTCTTCTCACTCTAATGTTCATCTATGAGgctgtacttttactttgaggTAAATTGTTTACTCGAGCTGTTTCTATGTAACTATGACCAAAATGACCAGACTTTCATCAACACCTCTCTGTGAAATTTATTaataaaagaggaaacagagaacacttcctgtttgatcAATGCTGTAAAGACATGACAGTTTCttcattgtattttttgtattgtacATTTAATTACCCTACTACTTGACAAATGCCACTTTGGTTGGGTGTACCTAATGAACAGGCAACTCAGTGTGTATTCAGCAATTTACAGTACAGCTATAGTTATTATAAAAATTGTAGTAGTGGCaaaaaattgtattatttgtagGTCATTTCTTCCATTCCAGGTCCTCCAGTAACTGCATGGTCATAAAATACTGTGGGCCACATGGGATGAGAATGGAAACAAACAATATCGTTGATCAATTATTCATGGAAACTTCCAATAAATATTTCcatacaagcaaacaaacaagtgatgCTGTGACTACTCACACTCCTTGATGAATAGATATGTGAGCGTGAGCATCACTGTGTGTCCGCTGTAAAGAAAATCTCCACACAACAGATGAGAGTTCGTAATGGAAAGACCTCCACCGGAAATCAGCTGCAGAATACGCTGGATTTTTGCATGGGAGTCTCCATGGAGCTGAggaagaacagaaagaggatAGTAGTAAATgggaaagacagaaagacactgGATCCGCAGCATTAGTGCATTAGTTCAAATAATGACCAGCAGTTCAGAAATCAAAGACATTACATTTATAACAAGGAGGAAATAATTGACAAACTGGAACCAGATAATGTTGGATTTTATTACCTAAAATAAAGCTAACTGTTTCTCCCCatcaaaaataaagaacaacTGATATTTAAGGAGTAGAGTTCACTCCTCATGGGCAAATCTACCCACTTTgtactctccctctctccagctTCCCCCTTCCTCTTCATCGGTTTATGCATCAGATTTATGTGGGAAGAGctctttttcattgtttgcATATCAAGCGTTCACTTCATGGATGAGGATGTCCATTTAAGCTGCTGCATATTTGGGACATATTGGTGCAAGATGGGAGCAgcaaaaggcttattctaaggctacggAAAGATTAAACGCATACAAACATCTTATTGGCTTTGAAACACTGTCTGTAACTAAGGAAGATAACAACTGTTAACCATTATCCTTTTGCACTAAATTGTTCAGCAAAACCTTCCCATCAAACAACGAGGTACCTCAGTATTATTTGATATCTTGGGGCACAAAAAGCCTCTGGGTGTCTGTTAGTTGATGCCTCCTCTGGGGTTTACAAGCTACTCACCTTAGGAGCACAGGTCATATGCATGCCAGGTACAGGCAAGGTAGTGATGTACATAGTGACACAGCGGTACAAGTACAGGGTGCcaatgaggaagaagaagcgtCTGATTGCGATTGACCTGTGAAGGGACAATTATGAGCCATAACTGAGTGCAGATAAAGTGCAGACATGCCGTGGATCGCCCTCATTACGCCACATTTCTTACCAAGTGCAAAACATCAACTAAAATATCAAGTTCTGTTCTTGTTGTGTGATAAATTAACATGTGAAATTGGAGGACTCCTGCTCAGCCAAAAGGAGTTTCGCTAACTTGACATGATGACAATGAGGACATCTCTGAAATATGTAATATAGTAGTGTTTGGGATCTTAAACTCATAGTGACTTGACCTTGACTTGAAGAAGATGATGTCAACAGATGAATTTAATGAAATATCTCTTGGATAGccacattaaaacactgacGGTTTTGATGTTGGCTTTGTTGAACACAGAATGATTTTTAAACTACTCACTACTCATACAGGGGAAACCCAGAGTAGGAATACGATTTCATCAATGACAGCAGTCTAATTAGACTATGTATACAATACATTTGAAAACGCCAAAACAAAGCAGTTCAATATCCATTACATAAAAAACCCCAACCTTTTTGTGAATCATCATTTTCTAATTTGTCAAAAGCTTTAACAAAAATcaatgaacaaaaaagaaatgcttgTTTGGTAGCTAGTACCAAAAGGTTCTTACTTGTATCTGAAGAAGAACAACTGGATCATCCAGATGGCCAGCAGCACCATGCCATTGATCTCGGTTACAGTGAACGCCCAGTTAACCCTGTCAATATAGTCAAAGAACTTATCAGGAAGAGGTGGGCTGCTTTCTTTGGGTGGGACCCTCTCGTGGACTACAGTGATGACGACTGTGGTAAGAACCAGGTTGAAGCCAGCATAAAAGAAGGCCATTATTGTCTTCCACCACTCCATGGGCAGAGGGCTGACTTTAAAATCAGGCACAGAGATCTTCACGTAGTCATTATGCCTCCCTATGCCTTTCCTGAAGCCCCTCTTGGTATCCTCCCCACCTGGAATGTGGACAGGACATGTTTTACCACCATTGGGCACAGGAGCCCCCTCCATTCCTGGATTTGGAATGTCCACGACAGGGTCTCTCGCATCCACACACTCCTGTGACGCCATGGGTGACGGCACTGTCCATCCACAGGAACGGCTGCTATGGGTTAATGCTGCcgtgagggaaaacaaagacgATTAAAACTGACAAACTCTGAAGTGGAAAACACAAGTACGCTATTGTGATTTGCTAAAAAAGAGAAGCTTAGAATTGAAGAGATACTGCTTGTATTTAATGAGTCTGCTCGAtcatcaaaatgaaaacaaggaaGGAGATAAAcactacttttatttttctcttctttatcTTGGAGATAAGCAAAACAAGGGATTGAGCTTTTATTCACACAAGGTTCTTCATTTTCTGATGACAGAAAAATCCAGTTTAGACCAAAGACCACATAAAAAATGGGCATAGTCTTCCTGGTTCTACCTGGAGACAACCAAGCTACTCGAGGATCAGCGTcacatagaaatattcccttgatgttcAGTTTGTGAATGATGACCTATAGATTCCAACAGTAAGACACCGTAACCTAATGTCACTTAGTGACCTGACATGACCTGACATTCAAAAAACCTTGTTACACCAAACTTAAAATACAGCTCCTAAAAGGACACGTCCATCCAACTTCTACATAAATTTTCAATACACATCTTCCAATTCCTTTATCTATCATAGCCGTCAAAGACATCAAAGCGTCCATGGtagcttttatctaaagaacaaaactggtaataaattacattgtaacaAGTGTCAAATCTTGCATCAGCCACCCGGGCTAACCCTGAACTAAACTAACTTAACTTTGGCTCGTACAATGGAAATGAGCTTACTTTTTAGTTAATTAtcttgctagtttcaggtctgtAACATGATGCTGACTGTGTATATGATGTTCCCAATTAGAGGAAAATCGTCACAGACAGTAATATAGATATAGACAAGTGCTCCATGTACAGCACAGTGGAGCCTGGTTGTCAGCGATGCCCCAGAACTTCCATCTGCAAAACATCATGATGGCGCCATGATTCGTGAATCTCGAGGCTTCCCaacaggagttcagattcttatgggttgTTTATGGGCGTCACTACCACTTAGTCACATAGTTTACGACACAGCCATGTTCAAATTTATACCAGCCAACTGTGGTAGATGTGATTGTAGGAGTTGATGTTTTCAATTGTATTTTCCTGGAGGTTCAGCAgaaccacacaaacacttatTTTGGCCGTTCCAATGCCAGACTACTCCAGTAGTTCCTTCTTGATCGGCACCATTTGATAAAACAATTTACAGCATCTGGCATTTTGATTTTTATAATAACTGTTCTGAAGCTTTCGACCATAAAGTACTTGATTTCCAGCGTGTCATTTTTCTGCACGTTAAAGGCGTCTTATTCATGATGACAGCTGAAAAATCTGTGACAAGTGGATAAACCAAGAAAAAGATATGACTGCAGGCTTTAGGAAAGCTACTACTCAGGCCTCGTAGTGTGATCCTTTtgttaaaatagaaataatccAATATttgttgatgagctgctttCAACCTAATGACTTGAGAGAGAGAACTACAGCAATGACCGTATTTATTCTTTCACATCTAAAAGGCTTCCAGTCCCTTTAACAGCGCCATTAATGGGTTTGAGGATATTGCTATCATCCCTAAAATGcatcacaataaatgtcatctGGGAATCATATGAAATGCAATGTTTACATAGAGAAAAGGCGGCAGGCACTCCAACAGCAGAAGGGATAGAAATATAGTGTGGCTGGACCCAAGAGAGCTGCTGAAAGCATCAGTCGCCTCGCAATCAATTTTTTGCAAAAAATATTACAAGGGAGAACAGGAGTCTATCCTCTGACAATGATCCAGCCTTGTGTTATTCATCTGGTGAATGTCTACTGAACACAGAGTGTGGTAGACTTTAAGTGTTGATAGGTATATTAATAATGACTATGATGGCAAATGGGATGAACAAGAGCAGacaaacaatataaacaaattaCAATGCCATGTCCCTTCTGTAAGTATGGACTGCATCTCTGTGGTGAGTTGTGAGctgataaatatttaaaaagaatgtTGGTGTAgataatgtttacattttgagtgtgagacactgtgtgtgctTTTGGTTTTTagacgtgttttttttatatatattttgtaatATGGAACAGCTCAGTTTAAACATGTGAACAAGTCTGTATAAAGAATAGCAAGGACACAGACTGTGGTGATCATGGCGTCTGGAGACACATCTGGCTGCTGCTAAGGAGACTGTTAATGATAGGACACCAGTGGTACTTTACTGTCACTGGGATATTGGGCCTTTTTTCCACAGTTCCTCAACCCATACTAATGCAACTCAATTATTGGTATTATTGCGTGTACATAAATGATCATGACCTACATTTTTCTGATCTGGTACCTTTATCTGTGGAGTGGAATTATCATCACTGCCTTCACAGACCATTACAAAGTACTTGTCTTATATGAACATAAAAAAGCTTTCAACTGTATCACACAGTATCATAAGCAGACAGTGTTTGCCTGCTTGTCATGTAACTGGATTTGTTGCCATGTGAGCTCAGTAGGACTTTTAGGACTTCTTTTAAGccaacacatacatacacacacacacaaaaaaaaaaacatgtgatacAGTAGAAAGAAAGCTCTTGTAAAAAAGAATGTAAGCAGAACTTAAATTTGGGGGGTTTTTTTccaaggaaaataataaaatgtcatgCCATAGTTGATCATATATAACAGGAATCAGCTTTGTAGGTATCCAATAGAGTGTAAAGTGGTCTCATGGTGTCATTGTACACGAATGTATTTGATCATTAATGTCTGATGAGGACAGTTTGGCTCACAGGGCATGTAAATATTGACTTTCctgtccacagagacacaatgCAAACTCTGTTTTGGGGTGGATTgtatggagagagaaaaaaatccacCATTTTGTACGAGTGTAACAATCAGTTCAAAGAAGATAGGAGCCGTTTGTTTTCCCATGTTCACTATGTGACTGCTCTATGTGTGCTGTACATGGGAGGTCAGCAGAGTGTGGCCATTTCACTAATTTTCCACCGGCTCCCTCCTCCCTAGTGTACAGTGCACAGTGTTTTCCCACCAGCCAGAGCACCCAGCTCTCTAAAGGGATGTGTGGTGATGGAAAACTGGCAGAGAAACCTATTCCACATGGTCACAGACTGTAATGGATAAGTTGGCTGCCTTCACTCACCCAAGCTATTTCAAGAGAAGCCACCCAGTTGCCTTGAAGGCTGTATTTTACTCTTGCGAACCAGGGCTTTGACTCTGTTTTGGGGCCTTCATAATAACATACTGCTATTGCTGtccactcactcattttcttcttcacatcATGTGGATTGTCTTCATCAAAGGGAGGGTTTAAATTAAATCATGCCAAAAGTGGCCCAGCCCTGCAGAGACTAGTGTCACTACAAAGACGGGAGGACTAAAAAAATGTACTTGCTGTAAATCCAGCTTTGAAACTACATGTTTAGTAGAACTCTGTGCTTatgtttcagttttgtgtttagATTATATTCCATAACACATGTTTTAAGTGTTAAATGTATAGTACAAACATTTCACTAAAGAGGGTTACACTTGAAGACTGTACTTACTGTTTGAGTCTCTTTGgtacacaacaataaaaacaaaaagatctgttctgttttgtgtaaaaaaaagttttgtgttaaaagtatatttcttttcctttccaaAATGTTGAGGAACATATGTGCGGGCAAAATAAAGTTACTGCAGTAAAAAATGACCCCTGAagttttatattacatttatatgaTATGGATGCATTCATTTTTACTTTGAGCCAATTTTAAATACCTTGTTTTACATCATAATTTAGAGGCTCATTAAAGGATTTGCAGCTAGATGTACAGGAGTAGAAAGTACATGGAGATTTACAGATAATGTTGACATCAAAGTAGCAGTAACACTGGTACAGTTTATCTGTAGTAATCGtctttcatattcatttaccGCTAGAtcataacaacaaacaacagagtGCAAATGTTTGAAACTTTGGTTTCACCACAGCTCTGCTTACTTCCTAAGCTGGAACCCCTAACTACTGTGTGATACTTATTCACTGACCAAATCTCTTcatcaaaataaacatattgCACATTTGTTTCTGACAGAACAAGGCCTACGTTCCGTTGTAAAGACAACCAACGTTATACCATACAAGCCAAATTGGTCACATTGTACATGGAGCCACAACTACATGTGGGC from Solea senegalensis isolate Sse05_10M linkage group LG6, IFAPA_SoseM_1, whole genome shotgun sequence harbors:
- the sgms2a gene encoding phosphatidylcholine:ceramide cholinephosphotransferase 2 — encoded protein: MYGWIKLAAFVRGGAPPLKPAAVWRAAVHPEQSRAATQQGAASGTQGRGTQRLEQALTHSSRSCGWTVPSPMASQECVDARDPVVDIPNPGMEGAPVPNGGKTCPVHIPGGEDTKRGFRKGIGRHNDYVKISVPDFKVSPLPMEWWKTIMAFFYAGFNLVLTTVVITVVHERVPPKESSPPLPDKFFDYIDRVNWAFTVTEINGMVLLAIWMIQLFFFRYKSIAIRRFFFLIGTLYLYRCVTMYITTLPVPGMHMTCAPKLHGDSHAKIQRILQLISGGGLSITNSHLLCGDFLYSGHTVMLTLTYLFIKEYSPRSFWWYHLMCWLLSAVGVVCILVAHEHYSVDVVVAYFITSRLFWWYHTMANLQILKCSPNNYLTNTWWNPLFNFLERNVQTAVPCSYSWPITCPPACLKNPCKKYSMVQSTREE